In a single window of the Vicinamibacterales bacterium genome:
- a CDS encoding DNA topoisomerase IV subunit A yields the protein MARRKSKKKRGALLDLTEGDDSLSRGKRKGSSVPEEPSVSLHEAAEARYLNYALSVITSRALPDVRDGLKPVQRRILYTMWDQRLTADVKHRKCAKVVGDVMGNYHPHGDTALYDSLVRMAQPFSLRYPLIDGSGNFGSLDGDRAAAMRYTECRLARVADDILTEIDQGTVSFQPNYDGSRQEPTVLPSRLPNLLINGATGIAVGMATNIPPHNLGEVCTALLKLLDSDFELSSVRLCQWVKGPDFPTGGQILNSPKELKSIYKTGSGVIRLRATWKTGPTTRSGKLVYITSVPYTVNKAQLIERIAAVALSRKLPPLLDVRDLSTDEICIALELKREADEKMVLAYLFKHTPLQTSITVNLTCLVPEELPDGREVGRPYQLDLHEALFNFLKFRLVVVTRRLEHELAALKRRIHILEGFAKVFDALDAIIKLIRGSDGKADAAKKIMKRFSLDAEQTDAVLELKIYRLARLEILQIREELSAKKRRARKIGGLLKDEEARWTLVRDEIVDIQKTYGSAKADGRRTAIEPDEDDVEYSAEDFIVEEDNFVIVSCDGWVKRQKNPPDLSTTRLREGDSVLSVLAGSTRSTAAFFTNYGTAYTCRIIDVPASTGHGEPIQRLFKLKDGERIVAAVSLDPRATTGDIVAATEDDVPPVHGVAVTSDGYSLRFGLQSFVEPSTRTGRRFARPAKSTEVIGVATTTGEEILIVATQQARALLCRADEINYLSGPGKGVILIKIKRDTDRVLGFVASTGERDLLTVETSRSATQTISTAKYEVTGRGGKGRELLQRGQFMRVIPAQPEVPAVPVDN from the coding sequence TTGGCTCGTCGAAAGTCCAAGAAAAAAAGGGGAGCACTGCTCGATCTCACCGAAGGCGACGATTCACTGTCGCGCGGAAAGCGGAAGGGCAGCAGCGTGCCCGAAGAGCCCAGCGTCTCTCTGCATGAAGCTGCGGAAGCGCGCTATCTTAATTACGCTCTTTCGGTTATCACCTCCCGCGCGCTACCTGACGTTCGCGACGGGCTCAAACCTGTGCAGCGTCGCATCCTCTACACGATGTGGGACCAGCGTCTCACAGCTGATGTTAAGCATCGCAAGTGCGCCAAGGTGGTCGGCGACGTTATGGGAAATTACCACCCGCACGGCGACACGGCCCTCTACGATTCCCTAGTGCGCATGGCACAGCCGTTCTCATTGCGTTACCCCCTCATCGACGGCTCGGGCAACTTCGGGTCACTCGATGGCGACCGCGCAGCAGCGATGCGGTACACCGAATGTCGTCTCGCACGAGTGGCGGACGATATTCTTACCGAAATCGATCAGGGAACGGTGAGTTTCCAACCCAACTACGACGGTAGCCGCCAAGAGCCGACGGTTCTTCCCTCGCGTCTCCCCAACTTGCTCATTAATGGCGCGACCGGTATCGCGGTCGGCATGGCAACCAATATCCCACCGCACAACCTTGGCGAAGTCTGTACCGCGCTACTCAAGCTTCTCGACAGTGATTTCGAGCTGAGCTCGGTCCGACTATGCCAGTGGGTTAAAGGCCCTGACTTCCCGACCGGGGGTCAGATCTTGAACTCGCCCAAAGAACTAAAGAGTATCTACAAAACTGGCTCGGGTGTTATCCGTCTGCGCGCTACCTGGAAAACTGGACCCACTACGCGCAGTGGCAAGCTCGTCTACATCACGAGCGTGCCCTACACCGTAAACAAAGCGCAACTCATCGAGCGAATCGCCGCCGTGGCGTTAAGTCGCAAGCTGCCGCCGTTGCTCGATGTCAGGGACCTCTCGACCGACGAAATCTGTATTGCGCTAGAACTCAAGCGAGAAGCAGACGAGAAGATGGTGTTGGCCTATCTCTTCAAGCATACGCCGTTACAAACGAGCATCACCGTCAACCTAACGTGCCTTGTGCCAGAAGAACTCCCAGACGGTCGAGAGGTTGGCCGGCCCTATCAGCTCGACCTGCATGAAGCGTTGTTTAACTTCCTAAAGTTCCGGTTGGTTGTGGTCACCCGTCGGCTCGAGCACGAGTTGGCAGCGCTCAAACGACGGATACACATTCTCGAAGGCTTTGCGAAAGTCTTCGACGCCCTCGACGCCATCATCAAATTGATACGTGGCTCCGACGGAAAAGCCGATGCCGCAAAGAAAATAATGAAGCGGTTCTCGCTCGATGCGGAGCAAACCGATGCAGTCCTTGAACTAAAGATCTATCGGCTAGCACGACTGGAAATTCTTCAAATTCGAGAAGAACTCTCAGCCAAGAAACGACGGGCGCGAAAAATCGGTGGCTTACTAAAGGACGAAGAAGCTCGCTGGACGCTGGTCCGCGACGAAATTGTGGACATCCAAAAAACCTACGGGAGCGCGAAGGCCGACGGCCGCCGGACTGCCATTGAGCCCGACGAGGACGACGTCGAATACTCAGCTGAAGATTTCATCGTCGAAGAAGATAACTTCGTCATCGTATCGTGCGACGGTTGGGTAAAACGCCAGAAGAACCCCCCTGACCTATCTACAACCCGTCTACGTGAAGGTGATTCGGTGCTGAGCGTCCTAGCTGGCAGCACAAGATCGACGGCTGCGTTTTTCACTAACTACGGTACCGCCTACACATGTCGGATCATTGACGTGCCAGCATCAACCGGTCACGGCGAACCGATTCAACGGTTATTTAAACTGAAAGATGGCGAGCGGATCGTTGCAGCGGTAAGCCTCGACCCTCGAGCAACCACCGGCGACATTGTCGCCGCGACGGAGGATGATGTCCCCCCTGTGCACGGAGTCGCGGTGACCAGCGACGGCTACAGTCTGCGCTTTGGTCTCCAGTCGTTCGTCGAACCAAGCACCCGTACCGGGCGCCGGTTCGCTCGTCCCGCGAAAAGCACCGAGGTCATTGGTGTCGCCACCACGACCGGCGAAGAAATCTTGATCGTTGCGACGCAGCAGGCACGAGCACTCCTTTGCCGTGCTGACGAGATTAACTATCTCTCGGGACCCGGCAAGGGTGTAATCCTGATTAAGATCAAGCGGGACACCGACCGCGTGCTCGGCTTCGTGGCATCGACGGGCGAACGCGACCTGCTGACAGTGGAAACCAGCCGCAGCGCGACACAGACCATTAGCACCGCAAAATATGAGGTCACTGGGCGCGGCGGTAAAGGCCGGGAACTCCTTCAACGAGGACAATTCATGCGAGTCATTCCAGCCCAGCCCGAGGTGCCGGCCGTACCAGTCGACAACTGA
- a CDS encoding DNA topoisomerase IV subunit B: MARSYTAKNITVLEGLEPVRKRPGMYIGGVGSPGLHHLVWEIVDNAVDEAMNGHASSIALTLHADGASVTVNDDGRGIPVDRHAKTKKSAMEVIFTTLHAGGKFEQETYKTAGGLHGVGASVVNALSKEFVATSKRDGHQWQQRFKRGKPTGPVKKIGTSRGTGTTVLFRPDPTIFPKVQFDPALLGERLEIISYLHQGLKITFEDETNKTKVVHQHNDGLVEYLRGLVSERSAKVVHEAPFAMLKDANGSGIRIGLVLHWTESTEENLRSYVNGIPTGSGGTHENGFRAGLGKAVRNFIDTHQLSPKGVTITAEDLREGLIGILSVFMGNPQFQGQTKDRLNNPELTAVVDSTVRPVLEHWLNHNSSVAEAIVARVILAARAREASRAAQEQVSRKSATSNRLNLPGKLSDCTRSGATDSELFIVEGDSAGGSAKQGRDRTRQAILPLRGKVLNVESATIAKVLENKELSDLVTALGCGLGKNFDLSRLRYERLILLADADSDGNHIATLLLTFIYRHLPQLISNGKVFLAQPPLYRIDIGKETHWALDTAQRDAVITKHGKPGPGKATPEITRFKGLGEMMPKVLWETTMNPKTRRLLKVNITDHIITDRVINNLMGKDASARYRFITERADEADHLDI; the protein is encoded by the coding sequence ATGGCACGCAGCTATACAGCGAAAAACATCACAGTTCTCGAGGGACTTGAACCCGTTCGAAAGCGACCGGGCATGTACATCGGCGGGGTGGGTTCCCCTGGTCTCCACCATCTCGTCTGGGAAATCGTCGACAACGCAGTCGACGAAGCGATGAATGGTCACGCGTCATCGATCGCACTGACTTTACACGCCGACGGCGCCTCCGTGACAGTGAATGACGACGGCCGCGGTATCCCGGTGGACAGACACGCCAAGACGAAGAAAAGTGCCATGGAGGTCATTTTCACTACCCTGCACGCCGGTGGGAAATTCGAACAGGAAACCTACAAGACAGCAGGTGGCCTGCACGGCGTCGGTGCAAGCGTTGTGAACGCGTTGTCAAAGGAATTCGTGGCAACGTCCAAGCGCGACGGCCATCAATGGCAGCAGCGCTTCAAACGAGGTAAACCGACAGGACCGGTCAAGAAAATCGGCACCTCCCGCGGTACGGGTACCACTGTCTTGTTCAGACCCGACCCCACCATTTTCCCTAAGGTCCAGTTCGATCCTGCTCTTCTAGGCGAGCGTCTGGAAATTATCAGTTACCTCCATCAGGGCCTAAAAATTACTTTCGAGGACGAGACCAATAAGACCAAGGTCGTCCATCAGCACAACGACGGCCTAGTCGAGTACCTGCGGGGCCTTGTTTCGGAACGGTCGGCCAAAGTGGTCCATGAGGCCCCATTCGCGATGCTCAAGGATGCAAACGGCAGCGGGATCCGTATCGGCCTCGTCTTACACTGGACGGAATCAACCGAGGAGAACCTACGGAGCTATGTCAACGGGATCCCAACTGGCTCGGGTGGGACCCACGAGAACGGCTTCCGTGCGGGACTCGGTAAGGCGGTACGCAACTTCATAGATACCCACCAACTGTCACCTAAGGGAGTCACGATTACTGCGGAAGACTTACGCGAAGGGCTAATCGGCATCCTCAGCGTATTCATGGGTAACCCGCAGTTCCAAGGCCAAACCAAGGACCGGCTTAACAACCCCGAGCTGACAGCCGTCGTCGACTCGACAGTACGTCCGGTACTCGAGCACTGGCTGAACCACAACAGTTCCGTCGCTGAGGCAATCGTCGCGCGGGTCATTCTCGCAGCGCGCGCCAGAGAGGCAAGCCGTGCGGCTCAGGAGCAAGTTTCCCGTAAGAGCGCTACGTCGAATCGATTAAATCTACCCGGGAAACTCAGTGATTGTACTCGGTCAGGCGCGACCGATAGCGAGCTCTTCATCGTGGAGGGTGACTCAGCAGGGGGATCGGCTAAGCAGGGTCGCGATCGGACCCGTCAGGCCATTTTACCGCTACGCGGTAAGGTCCTGAATGTCGAGAGTGCCACGATCGCAAAAGTTTTGGAAAACAAGGAGCTCTCTGATTTGGTGACCGCACTCGGCTGTGGCCTTGGAAAAAACTTCGATTTGTCGCGACTGCGTTACGAACGGCTCATCCTGTTGGCCGACGCTGACTCGGACGGGAATCACATCGCAACGCTACTACTGACATTCATCTACCGTCATCTTCCGCAGCTCATTTCGAACGGCAAGGTGTTTCTCGCGCAACCACCGCTTTACCGGATCGACATCGGCAAGGAAACTCACTGGGCACTCGACACAGCCCAGCGTGACGCGGTCATCACCAAACACGGCAAGCCGGGTCCTGGAAAAGCCACGCCGGAAATTACGAGGTTCAAAGGCTTGGGCGAAATGATGCCCAAGGTGCTCTGGGAAACAACTATGAATCCAAAAACCCGGCGGCTCCTTAAGGTCAACATCACTGACCACATCATCACGGACCGGGTGATCAATAACCTAATGGGTAAAGATGCCTCAGCACGTTACCGTTTCATTACGGAGCGCGCCGACGAGGCTGACCACCTTGATATCTGA